A stretch of Fusarium poae strain DAOMC 252244 chromosome 2, whole genome shotgun sequence DNA encodes these proteins:
- a CDS encoding hypothetical protein (BUSCO:16868at5125), producing MSTFQKKFLAAIIKSLLRGKSLVQSLLAYWGSSLGHDTSGKPRVGNTPRRSIQEFLKEAEDLFLDPVGQDGLQQLSRNLRKQLLQRLETDMECMLPSYSHQLPRGTEVGRFVALDVGGSTLRVALVELCGRMSNIGEESRIVSMRNFRITPDIKALEGMAFFDWMAERILETLSGELEQHGRPDELLPMSMAWSFPIEQTSLAGGKLQGMGKGFCACNGLLGQDLGEIVRTACLDRGLNVELRAIVNDSSACLLSESYNHPTTRFGLILGTGVNMAAYLPVSAIGRVKFGQRPPQWFEKATHVIINSEISMMGRDILPLTRWDRQLLANHSRPEFQPLEHMVSGMYLGEICRLALVEAIETTGVFGGVIPASLQKPYSFSTETLSIIEGDTNSGLEEARKQFSSRHPAKHAPTTADLELLKQLAGFISKRSSALVASGVHAFWNLRIDSQNNFAQTLTAESSERDSAEADRDLVETTVAYNGGVIESYPGYLDSCQSYLDDLVAGDKKEKAGNRTIKLVSAKESSLMGAAVALASLEEVVEGPLGVVG from the exons aTGTCAACTTTTCAAAAGAAGTTCTTGGCAGCCATCATCAAGAGCCTCCTTCGAGGGAAATCACTAGTTCAGTCCCTCTTGGCTTACTGGGGTAGCTCGCTGGGTCATGATACATCCGGCAAACCTCGAGTTGGTAACACACCGCGCAGGTCTATCCAAGAATTTCTCAAAGAGGCCGAAGATCTATTTCTCGACCCCGTCGGCCAAGATGGTCTCCAGCAACTATCCCGCAACTTGCGGAAGCAACTCCTACAACGCCTAGAGACCGACATGGAATGTATGCTGCCGTCGTACAGTCACCAGTTGCCAAGAGGCACAGAAGTCGGCCGTTTTGTAGCTTTGGACGTTGGCGGTTCGACCCTCAGAGTAGCATTGGTGGAACTTTGTGGTCGCATGTCCAATATCGGAGAGGAGTCTAGGATTGTCAGCATGCGCAACTTTCGCATCACTCCTGATATCAAGGCTTTAGAGGGAATGGCTTTCTTTGACTGGATGGCTGAGAGGATACTGGAAACTCTTTCGGGAGAGCTAGAGCAGCATGGTAGACCTGATGAACTTCTGCCTATGTCAATGGCATGGAGTTTCCCTATCGA ACAAACATCACTGGCTGGTGGCAAGTTGCAAGGCATGGGCAAGGGCTTTTGTGCATGCAACGGCTTGTTAGGTCAGGATCTCGGCGAGATCGTTAGAACGGCTTGTCTGGACCGCGGTCTTAACGTAGAGCTTCGAGCTATTGTTAATGATTCGAGTGCGTGCTTACTATCAGAGTCGTATAACCACCCCACAACACGATTCGGTCTCATCCTAGGCACCGGCGTCAACATGGCTGCCTACCTTCCTGTATCCGCCATTGGACGAGTTAAGTTTGGTCAACGTCCCCCTCAATGGTTCGAGAAAGCGACACACGTCATTATCAACAGCGAGATCAGCATGATGGGACGCGATATCTTGCCTTTGACAAGATGGGACCGACAGTTGTTGGCCAACCACTCTCGACCCGAGTTTCAGCCTCTGGAGCATATGGTCAGCGGCATGTATCTAGGCGAGATCTGCAGGCTTGCGCTTGTTGAGGCTATCGAGACAACAGGGGTCTTTGGAGGTGTCATTCCTGCTTCGTTACAGAAGCCTTACTCCTTCTCAACTGAGACGCTTTCCATTATTGAAGG GGACACAAACTCTGGTCTTGAAGAAGCACGCAAGCAATTCTCCTCTCGCCACCCAGCAAAGCATGCTCCTACAACTGCCGATCTGGAATTACTCAAGCAACTAGCTGGTTTCATCTCCAAGCGTTCAAGCGCGCTTGTTGCTTCAGGCGTCCACGCCTTTTGGAATCTACGAATTGACAGCCAAAATAACTTTGCCCAGACTCTAACAGCAGAGTCTTCTGAGCGGGACAGCGCCGAGGCCGATCGGGATCTGGTCGAGACAACGGTTGCCTACAACGGTGGTGTCATTGAGAGCTACCCCGGCTATCTCGATAGCTGCCAATCATACTTGGACGATTTGGTCGCAggcgacaagaaggaaaaggccgGAAACCGAACGATCAAGCTTGTATCGGCAAAGGAGAGCTCGTTAATGGGAGCAGCTGTGGCGTTGGCTTCTTTGGAAGAAGTCGTTGAGGGACCATTGGGTGTAGTGGGCTAA
- a CDS encoding hypothetical protein (BUSCO:53046at5125), whose product MTTTTTAAPSDSFKFPREYHFPAFFTRQTNLTTLHAQHNKWADLILAYARHNRIFRLSLSEAADSDLFVNRKLDRRLQFDDIRDVVSFMHTDGRVEYVGGGTSGDVVFLYWRKPEEWAELVENYVEESGQKGSVLTVYELVEGDGTKGNDIHGMDTDVLLKALNVLVKRNKAQIFGQDDSLGVKFF is encoded by the exons ATGACTACCACCACCACGGCCGCCCCTTCCGACTCCTTTAAATTCCCTCGAGAATACCACTTCCCAGCTTTCTTCACCCGCCAAACAAACCTCACCACGCTACACGCTCAGCACAACAAGTGGGCCGACCTCATCCTCGCATACGCCCGCCATAACCGTATTTTCCGACTCTCCCTCTCCGAAGCTGCCGACTCGGATCTGTTTGTCAATCGCAAGCTCGATCGCCGTTTGCAGTTCGATGATATTCGGGATGTCGTGTCCTTCATGCACACCGATGGACGTGTAGAGTACGTTGGAGGCGGTACGTCGGGCGACGTCGTCTTTCTGTACTGGAGAAAGCCCGAGGAGTGGGCTGAGCTTGTGGAGAACTATGTTGAAGAGTCTGGACAAAAGGGCAGCGTTCTTACAGTCTACGAGCTTGTTGAAGGAGATGGCACAAAAGGAAATG ATATTCACGGCATGGACACGGATGTCCTACTAAAAGCTCTCAATGTCCTTGTAAAACGAAACAAGGCCCAAATATTTGGCCAGGACGACTCATTAGGCGTGAAATTCTTTTAA
- a CDS encoding hypothetical protein (BUSCO:4944at5125), which translates to MTTVFAECAIAFVASSELAPKLIGELSVILQDNGATICEPRRDGSLPIEKVTHIISNTIDFPQFTEAQAIMIPVVTTQWIVSSIARGKQSQIRPFSPDPRMIFSEVVVTCADLPETDKECIAGAVMALGGQESKDATRMTTHICALSMDHPKLQAVLAKGWKGKVVLPHWFDDCFKLGKRIDEKPYVLPDPEILKMSPEDDVKIPTNKNLLGATSHAPSYLPLPPDSDVARPPVTVFQDRRVMLSEDLSVTERLSKVIQEIIINGGGTLVDEVGDCDTFICQYRDGSQYIKAAQSCKDVGNLAWLFWLIVHNEWTSPLRRLLHYPIPRDGIPGFKELRITVSNYGGEARIYLENLIRACGAEFTKTMKSDNTHLITARDSSEKCKAAPEWGINVVNHLWIEESYAKCEITPISIRKYTHFPPRTNLGEIIGQTFFDESRLRDKYYPGGDENLSPAAKRKRKLLEAAEENAYPRGPAEGVVIGQVGNEDVEMEDVEEEDEKPAKKRAAVKTSSVATPIRSRHAGKENDTPSVVSTGGRSAKAKAQAALLGLSDDIALYEKEKKRNAKGGNAIWGGKRAADQAEKDIIKTKSETPEAEDDTTTAKRPVKKGKPSLPDVTMRVILTAFNRWVGDKSKEDRDRKKLREMGIQIVGEGQPCDYLAAPNVVRTVKFLCALSRGPTVISSSFIDQALDTGNLPDVEDFTLKDKDAEKKYNIELDKSVARAKANRGKLLLGVPIYCTEKIRNGPESYRAIAEANGAIFKIYRARSGTTIRPTTAEEEGNAPPEPVYLLSSDARDEKALWDRFREMARAGNMEPRVVVPDWLLDVAMAQQVRFDESFLVEKYYNLE; encoded by the exons ATGACTACCGTCTTTGCAGAATGCGCAATCGCGTTTGTCGCGAGCAGTGAACTCGCTCCAAAACTGATCGGAGAG CTGTCGGTCATCTTGCAAGACAATGGTGCTACCATCTGCGAACCCAGACGCGATGGCTCGCTGCCTATCGAAAAAGTCACACATATTATTTCGAATACGATTGATTTCCCACAATTCACCGAAGCGCAAGCTATTATGATTCCTGTAGTCACAACACAGTGGATCGTCAGCTCCATCGCCCGCGGAAAACAGTCACAAATCAGACCCTTCTCGCCTGATCCCAGGATGATATTCTCAGAGGTTGTCGTAACGTGCGCCGATCTACCAGAGACGGACAAGGAGTGCATCGCCGGCGCTGTCATGGCCTTGGGTGGACAAGAATCTAAGGATGCGACTCGTATGACTACACATATCTGTGCGCTGTCAATGGACCACCCAAAACTTCAAGCTGTTCTTGCAAAGGGATGGAAAGGCAAGGTTGTCTTACCACACTG GTTCGACGATTGTTTCAAGCTCGGAAAGCGCATCGACGAAAAACCATACGTACTGCCGGACCCCGAGATTCTAAAGATGTCTCCCGAAGATGATGTTAAAATCCCGACCAACAAAAACTTATTGGGAGCAACGTCGCATGCGCCATCATACCTACCTTTGCCACCCGACAGCGATGTAGCTCGCCCTCCTGTGACCGTTTTCCAGGATCGCCGCGTCATGCTCTCGGAAGATCTGAGTGTTACTGAAAGATTATCCAAGGTGATTCAGGAGATCATCATAAATGGAGGTGGAACGCTCGTGGATGAGGTTGGGGACTGCGACACCTTCATCTGCCAGTACCGTGATGGGTCCCAGTATATCAAAGCAGCGCAATCGTGCAAAGATGTTGGcaacttggcttggctttTCTGGCTCATTGTTCATAACGAATGGACATCGCCTCTTCGTCGACTCTTACACTATCCTATTCCAAGGGACGGCATTCCAGGCTTCAAGGAACTTCGCATCACTGTTTCAAATTATGGCGGCGAGGCACGAATCTACCTGGAGAATCTGATCAGGGCGTGTGGAGCCGAGTTCACCAAGACGATGAAGTCGGATAACACCCATCTTATCACCGCACGCGATTCTAGTGAAAAATGTAAAGCGGCGCCTGAATGGGGTATCAATGTTGTCAACCATCTTTGGATTGAGGAGAGTTATGCTAAATGCGAGATAACGCCCATTAGCATCAGGAAGTACACTCACTTCCCCCCTCGAACTAATCTGGGGGAGATAATCGGCCAAACATTCTTTGACGAGTCGAGACTGCGGGACAAGTACTATCCTGGGGGCGACGAAAACTTATCTCCAGCAGCGAAGAGAAAGCGAAAGCTTCTCGAAGCTGCAGAGGAAAATGCGTACCCAAGGGGGCCAGCAGAGGGTGTAGTAATTGGTCAAGTCGGCAATGAAGATGTCGAGATGGAGGatgttgaagaagaggatgagaaaCCCGCAAAGAAAAGGGCCGCTGTGAAGACATCCTCCGTGGCAACTCCTATTCGATCACGACATGCAGGAAAGGAGAATGACACGCCGTCGGTGGTTTCTACGGGAGGTCGCAGTGCCAAAGCGAAAGCACAGGCAGCCTTGCTTGGCCTAAGCGACGATATTGCGCTGTAcgaaaaggagaagaagaggaatgCCAAAGGAGGCAATGCAATCTGGGGTGGCAAACGGGCGGCTGATCAAGCTGAAAAAGACATTATCAAGACAAAAAGTGAAACCCCTGAAGCTGAAGACGACACAACGACGGCCAAGCGACCCGTCAAGAAGGGAAAACCGTCACTTCCTGACGTCACGATGCGCGTTATCTTGACAGCATTTAATCGTTGGGTTGGAGACAAGAGCAAGGAAGATCGGGATCGA AAAAAACTACGAGAAATGGGGATTCAGATTGTTGGAGAGGGCCAACCCTGTGACTATCTGGCAGCACCCAACGTCGTCCGCACTGTCAAATTCTTGTGTGCCCTTTCACGTGGACCAACCGTCATCTCCTCAAGCTTCATCGACCAAGCCTTGGATACGGGCAATCTACCTGATGTGGAGGACTTCACCCTCAAAGACAAGGATGCGGAAAAGAAGTACAACATCGAGCTCGACAAGTCGGTCGCTCGCGCCAAAGCCAACAGAGGCAAGCTACTGCTCGGTGTCCCGATCTATTGTACGGAAAAGATCCGCAATGGTCCGGAAAGCTACAGAGCTATCGCCGAGGCAAACGGGGCGATTTTCAAGATCTATCGAGCGCGAAGCGGAACAACAATCCGACCAACAACCGCCGAGGAAGAAGGCAACGCGCCTCCTGAGCCTGTCTATCTCCTTAGTAGTGATGCCAGGGATGAGAAGGCGCTGTGGGACCGGTTCCGAGAGATGGCACGGGCAGGCAACATGGAACCGCGGGTCGTGGTGCCTGACTGGTTGCTCGATGTCGCAATGGCTCAGCAAGTACGGTTCGACGAATCTTTTCTTGTCGAGAAGTATTACAACTTGGAGTAA